The following are encoded together in the Streptomyces rapamycinicus NRRL 5491 genome:
- a CDS encoding ABC transporter substrate-binding protein — MRKTVAFIGAALLTATATACGGGASAGGDTTLTLAESVTATPWDLAKASLGPESQYYQPVFDTLVRLDRNGEPTPNLATSWSYDKPQTTLTLKLRTGVKFTDGTALDADAVKRNLLHTRSGAASAAGEIRDISGVDVIDAHTVAIHLSHPSASLLPALGQVSGMMAGPESLEDPKTPVGSGPYKLDTSATTAGQTYTYTRNPGYWNKKAYPYDKVVIKYLSDPTARTNALLSGQIDGGTVNLNRVKTVQARGLKVATYQPGDVEGLYIWDRAGKKVPALGKREVRQALNYAFDKKAMLKSAKTGLGTPTAQLFAPGEDGHDARLEDTYSYDPAKARRLLAEAGYPKGFSVTLPDLSAAFPREQAALTQALKDIGVKVKLDNVPGDQIFSSMLSGKYAMSYFKLGAPTGWDKVQLQLTGKSTWNPFKYHDPKADHLITRIGKATGPRRDALFKQLNAYVVDQAWNAPWSVVANAYATAKGVTTTPQAGLQYPPLHAYAPAAK; from the coding sequence ATGCGCAAGACAGTGGCGTTCATCGGCGCCGCACTTCTGACAGCGACGGCGACGGCCTGTGGCGGCGGAGCGTCCGCCGGCGGCGACACGACCCTCACCCTCGCCGAGTCCGTCACGGCCACGCCGTGGGACCTGGCCAAGGCCAGCCTCGGCCCCGAGTCCCAGTACTACCAGCCGGTCTTCGACACGCTGGTCCGGCTCGACAGGAACGGCGAGCCCACCCCCAACCTGGCCACATCGTGGTCGTACGACAAGCCCCAGACGACGCTGACGCTCAAGCTGCGCACCGGGGTGAAGTTCACCGACGGCACGGCCCTCGACGCGGACGCCGTCAAGCGGAACCTGCTGCACACCAGGAGCGGCGCCGCCTCGGCGGCCGGTGAGATCCGCGACATCAGCGGCGTCGACGTCATCGACGCCCACACCGTGGCCATCCATCTGAGCCACCCCAGCGCGTCCCTGCTTCCGGCGCTGGGCCAGGTCTCCGGCATGATGGCCGGCCCCGAGTCGCTGGAGGACCCGAAGACCCCGGTGGGCTCGGGCCCGTACAAGCTGGACACGTCGGCCACCACCGCGGGCCAGACGTACACCTACACCCGCAACCCCGGCTACTGGAACAAGAAGGCCTACCCCTACGACAAGGTCGTCATCAAGTACCTGTCCGACCCGACCGCGCGCACCAACGCGCTGCTGTCCGGCCAGATCGACGGCGGCACGGTCAACCTCAATCGGGTGAAGACCGTGCAGGCCCGCGGCCTGAAGGTCGCCACCTACCAGCCCGGCGACGTCGAGGGGCTCTACATATGGGACCGGGCGGGAAAGAAGGTGCCCGCCCTGGGAAAGCGAGAGGTCCGGCAGGCACTCAACTACGCCTTCGACAAGAAGGCCATGCTCAAGTCGGCCAAGACCGGACTGGGCACGCCCACCGCGCAGCTGTTCGCGCCCGGTGAGGACGGCCATGACGCCCGGCTCGAGGACACCTACTCCTACGACCCGGCCAAGGCCAGGAGACTGCTGGCCGAGGCCGGCTATCCCAAGGGCTTCTCCGTCACCCTCCCGGACCTCTCCGCGGCCTTCCCCCGGGAGCAGGCCGCGCTCACCCAGGCCCTCAAGGACATCGGCGTCAAGGTGAAGCTGGACAATGTGCCCGGCGACCAGATCTTCAGCAGCATGCTGTCCGGCAAGTACGCGATGTCGTACTTCAAGCTCGGCGCGCCCACGGGATGGGACAAGGTCCAGCTGCAACTGACCGGGAAGTCGACCTGGAACCCGTTCAAGTACCACGACCCGAAGGCCGACCACCTCATCACCCGCATCGGCAAGGCCACCGGCCCGCGGCGCGACGCGCTGTTCAAGCAGCTCAACGCCTATGTCGTCGACCAGGCGTGGAACGCGCCCTGGAGCGTCGTGGCCAACGCCTACGCCACCGCGAAGGGCGTGACGACGACCCCGCAGGCCGGCCTCCAGTACCCGCCGCTGCACGCCTACGCGCCGGCGGCGAAGTAG
- a CDS encoding sugar phosphate isomerase/epimerase family protein, whose amino-acid sequence MKIRQDRLAINPLQWVASADGWIDPTLAPSLDRQLEVIRDAGITALHSAVPGDMTPGAYAARLADHGISPAPGYIPVRLPGDEAELRTFRDNAARVAEQHAALGVPTVFLAMGMAKDAERVVRPAVGHLADRDRLERVRDLLAEIAGVIRTHGITPAFHPHVGTWAETEEETRFVLDTVDASVLGFGPDMGHLAWAGGDAAQLVRDYADRVASVHIKDLDLGLAAQAREAGWDYRKTVLAGLWSEPGHGNADIEGFVGALPDDFDGWLIIEVDRGARPSPEESVRLCGEWATRHARP is encoded by the coding sequence ATGAAGATCAGGCAGGACCGCCTCGCCATCAACCCCCTTCAGTGGGTCGCGAGCGCCGACGGCTGGATCGACCCCACCCTCGCCCCGTCGCTCGACCGGCAGCTCGAGGTCATCCGCGACGCGGGCATCACGGCCCTGCACAGCGCGGTGCCCGGCGACATGACCCCCGGGGCATACGCGGCCCGGCTCGCCGACCACGGCATCAGCCCGGCGCCCGGCTACATACCCGTCCGGCTCCCCGGGGACGAGGCCGAACTGCGCACGTTCCGCGACAACGCGGCGCGCGTCGCCGAACAGCACGCGGCGCTGGGCGTGCCCACCGTCTTCCTCGCCATGGGAATGGCGAAGGACGCCGAGCGGGTGGTCCGCCCCGCGGTCGGCCACCTCGCCGACCGGGACCGGCTGGAGCGGGTACGGGACCTGCTGGCCGAGATCGCCGGGGTCATCCGGACACACGGCATCACCCCCGCCTTCCACCCGCACGTGGGCACCTGGGCCGAGACCGAGGAGGAGACCCGCTTCGTCCTGGACACCGTCGACGCGTCCGTCCTCGGGTTCGGGCCCGACATGGGCCATCTGGCCTGGGCGGGCGGAGATGCCGCACAGCTGGTGCGCGACTACGCGGACCGGGTGGCGAGCGTCCACATCAAGGACCTGGACCTCGGCCTCGCGGCCCAGGCCAGGGAAGCGGGCTGGGACTACCGCAAAACGGTGCTCGCGGGGCTGTGGTCGGAGCCGGGCCACGGAAACGCCGACATCGAGGGCTTCGTCGGCGCGCTGCCGGACGACTTCGACGGCTGGCTGATCATCGAGGTCGACCGGGGGGCCCGGCCGAGCCCGGAGGAGAGCGTGCGGCTGTGCGGGGAGTGGGCCACCCGGCACGCGCGGCCATGA
- a CDS encoding Gfo/Idh/MocA family protein, which produces MAQHTARHRIGILGAGNIFGRYAEGLRTFPELDVIRVADVDTARARRAASEYAIPAWGDPGELLDDDAVEIVINITPPAFHAKTVIAALEAGKHVYVEKPLAATVEEAREVLDAAERSGRLLGSAPDTFLGSAVQTARHAVDTGLIGEPVGATAFVRSSRSETWHPDPRAFYGPGGGPVLDMGPYYLAALVNCLGPVRQVSAATRVGAKTREVTSPERVVDEITVEVPTHASAVLTFASGVIGTTLMSFDVWDTELPRMEIYGTEGTVSLPNPNCFDGDVRVRRHHDDDWEVLTPVTELFGAVNTPEQHRRGLGVHDLAGAVHGGPHRANPRFAFHTLEVLAAFETAQRENRVVAIVSGCERPQPRTAH; this is translated from the coding sequence ATGGCTCAGCACACCGCACGCCACCGCATCGGGATCCTGGGCGCGGGCAACATCTTCGGCCGCTATGCCGAAGGGCTGCGCACCTTTCCGGAACTCGACGTGATCCGCGTGGCCGACGTCGACACGGCCCGCGCTCGGCGGGCCGCGTCCGAGTACGCCATACCGGCCTGGGGCGACCCCGGCGAACTGCTCGACGACGACGCCGTCGAGATCGTCATCAACATCACCCCGCCGGCGTTCCACGCGAAGACCGTCATCGCCGCGCTGGAGGCGGGCAAGCACGTCTACGTCGAGAAGCCGCTCGCCGCCACCGTCGAGGAGGCCCGCGAGGTCCTCGACGCCGCCGAGCGCAGCGGGAGGCTGCTGGGCTCGGCCCCGGACACCTTCCTCGGCAGCGCCGTGCAGACCGCCCGGCACGCCGTCGACACCGGCCTGATCGGCGAACCCGTCGGTGCCACCGCCTTCGTGCGGTCCAGCAGGTCCGAGACCTGGCACCCGGACCCCCGGGCCTTCTACGGGCCGGGCGGCGGGCCCGTACTCGACATGGGCCCCTACTACCTGGCCGCGCTCGTCAACTGCCTCGGCCCGGTCCGGCAGGTGTCCGCCGCCACCCGCGTCGGCGCGAAGACCCGCGAGGTCACCAGCCCCGAGCGGGTGGTCGACGAGATCACCGTCGAGGTCCCCACCCATGCCTCGGCCGTGCTGACCTTCGCCTCCGGAGTCATCGGCACCACCCTGATGAGCTTCGACGTCTGGGACACCGAACTGCCCCGTATGGAGATCTACGGCACCGAGGGCACCGTCTCGCTGCCCAACCCCAACTGCTTCGACGGCGATGTCCGGGTCAGGCGCCACCACGACGACGACTGGGAGGTGCTCACCCCGGTCACCGAACTCTTCGGCGCCGTGAACACCCCCGAGCAGCACCGCCGGGGCCTCGGCGTACACGACCTCGCGGGCGCCGTCCACGGCGGCCCGCACCGCGCCAATCCGCGATTCGCCTTCCACACCCTCGAGGTGCTGGCCGCCTTCGAGACCGCGCAGCGGGAGAACCGGGTCGTCGCGATCGTGAGCGGCTGCGAACGCCCCCAGCCGCGCACCGCCCACTGA
- a CDS encoding sugar phosphate isomerase/epimerase family protein — MKLGMLTACLPQLSLAEIAAWAGKTGYEALEVAAWPRTGGRDFEAAHLPVAGFGEREADETRALFERHRLHLSALAYYENNLHPDTARRAEVHAHLRAVIDVAAALEVPYVGTFVGRDWTRPVARNLAEAEKVFPQLVEYAGEKGVRLIIENCVMEGWHPDGYPGNLAYSPELWEWMFSLGLYLNWDPSHLTWIGVDPVKTIAPYADRIVHAQAKDLQILPGAIDRYGVFGKAVRREDPWDTGWWRYRVPGRGQVDWNAVVDALYEHGFTGTLSVEHEDPVWGGTEEKVKTGLEIAHGTLRPLIVA; from the coding sequence ATGAAACTCGGCATGCTCACCGCCTGTCTGCCCCAGCTCTCCCTCGCCGAGATCGCCGCATGGGCGGGCAAGACGGGCTACGAGGCCCTGGAAGTCGCGGCCTGGCCGCGCACCGGAGGCCGGGACTTCGAGGCCGCGCATCTGCCCGTGGCCGGTTTCGGCGAACGCGAGGCCGACGAGACCCGGGCACTGTTCGAGCGCCACCGCCTCCACCTCTCGGCCCTGGCGTACTACGAGAACAACCTCCACCCCGACACCGCGCGCCGCGCGGAGGTCCACGCCCATCTCAGGGCGGTGATCGACGTCGCGGCGGCGCTGGAGGTCCCGTACGTGGGCACCTTCGTGGGCCGCGACTGGACCCGGCCGGTGGCGCGGAACCTGGCAGAGGCCGAGAAGGTCTTCCCCCAACTCGTCGAGTACGCCGGGGAGAAGGGCGTCCGCCTCATCATCGAGAACTGTGTGATGGAGGGCTGGCACCCGGACGGCTACCCGGGCAACCTGGCCTACTCGCCCGAGCTGTGGGAGTGGATGTTCTCCCTCGGGCTGTATCTGAACTGGGATCCGTCGCATCTGACGTGGATCGGCGTCGACCCGGTGAAGACCATCGCGCCGTATGCGGACAGGATCGTGCACGCCCAGGCCAAGGACCTCCAGATCCTGCCCGGAGCGATCGACCGCTACGGGGTCTTCGGCAAGGCGGTCCGGCGGGAGGACCCGTGGGACACCGGCTGGTGGCGCTACCGCGTACCCGGCCGGGGCCAGGTCGACTGGAACGCCGTGGTGGACGCCCTCTACGAGCATGGTTTCACCGGGACCCTCTCCGTCGAACACGAGGACCCGGTGTGGGGCGGCACCGAGGAGAAGGTCAAGACCGGCCTCGAGATCGCCCACGGCACACTGCGCCCGCTGATCGTCGCCTGA
- a CDS encoding Gfo/Idh/MocA family protein — protein sequence MSGSLRAVVSGAGMIGAVHAAAIRASGGELAGVVASTPERGALAAEKWRVPARYPDFEAVLADDSVSVVHVCTPNALHVGQAEAALRAGKHVICEKPLATATADARRLTRLAEEAGLVLAVPFVYRYHPLVRELRERRLRGEFGAWQLIHGSYLQDWMLSEDAMSWRVDPSEGGPSRAFADIGSHWCDLVEWVAGIRFTELTARLGTTVPTRPAGTGATFSATGEGRRVRVRTEDVATVLLRTDGGTLATLTVSQVSAGRKNRLWFELDGARGSAVFDQENPETAWLGAPDGARVLFRDPGHGSAEQRRLSRLPAGHGQGYADCFHSFVDDAYAAIRGEPREGLPTGADGVRSARLTEAVLTSSASLTWADVDPTAIALENTA from the coding sequence ATGAGTGGTTCGCTTCGAGCGGTGGTTTCCGGCGCCGGGATGATCGGTGCCGTGCACGCGGCCGCGATCCGTGCGAGCGGCGGAGAACTCGCGGGAGTGGTGGCCTCGACTCCCGAGCGCGGTGCGCTGGCCGCGGAGAAGTGGCGGGTGCCCGCCCGCTACCCGGACTTCGAGGCGGTGCTCGCCGACGACAGCGTGTCGGTCGTCCATGTGTGCACCCCGAACGCGCTGCACGTCGGCCAGGCGGAGGCGGCACTGCGCGCGGGCAAGCATGTGATCTGCGAGAAGCCGCTCGCCACCGCGACCGCCGACGCGCGGCGGCTGACCCGCCTGGCGGAGGAGGCGGGACTGGTCCTCGCGGTCCCCTTCGTCTACCGCTACCACCCGCTCGTCCGGGAGCTCCGGGAGCGACGGCTGCGTGGCGAGTTCGGCGCCTGGCAGCTGATCCACGGCAGCTATCTCCAGGACTGGATGCTCTCCGAGGACGCCATGTCCTGGCGGGTCGACCCGTCCGAGGGCGGCCCTTCCAGGGCGTTCGCGGACATCGGGTCCCACTGGTGCGACCTGGTCGAGTGGGTCGCCGGAATCCGCTTCACCGAACTCACCGCGAGGCTCGGCACCACGGTTCCCACCCGGCCCGCCGGTACGGGTGCCACCTTCTCCGCCACGGGGGAGGGCCGGCGGGTCCGGGTGCGCACCGAGGACGTGGCGACCGTACTGCTGCGCACCGACGGCGGGACCCTGGCCACGCTGACGGTCTCCCAGGTGTCGGCGGGCCGCAAGAACCGGCTGTGGTTCGAACTCGACGGCGCGCGGGGCAGCGCGGTCTTCGACCAGGAGAACCCCGAGACCGCGTGGCTCGGCGCACCGGACGGGGCGCGGGTGCTGTTCCGCGATCCCGGCCATGGATCGGCCGAGCAGCGACGGCTCTCCCGGCTGCCCGCCGGCCACGGCCAGGGCTATGCCGACTGCTTCCACTCCTTTGTCGACGACGCCTACGCGGCGATCCGCGGCGAACCGCGCGAGGGGCTGCCCACCGGAGCGGACGGCGTCCGCTCGGCACGGCTCACCGAGGCCGTGCTGACCTCCTCCGCCTCGCTGACCTGGGCCGATGTCGACCCCACTGCCATAGCCCTGGAGAACACCGCATGA
- a CDS encoding ROK family transcriptional regulator: protein MHKDDGYAEESSATASVPLALRRVLGLVVSGAATNRAELARRSGLARSTVGQQVENLVGNGILQEVESRRSVRGRPPRVLTISPRAGTVLAVDIDTAVSHLAIADLSRRLIAQDTVDVRIDAGPRTVLDAVSERLRRLLEEHDRDPGRVREVVVGLPGPVDFQQGCAVQPTGMPGWDGYPVADHLRERFRAPVVVDNDVNLMALGEAEQGGAETPLLCIKIASGIGAGLITAGGDVYRGADGAAGDIGHTRAVGGSNVLCVCGNVGCVGAIASHRAVLRGLGIPESTDDDLLHGTRVLAQRVADSDPAALHAVRQAATEIGEVVAVLVHMFNPRSIILAGPLSELRDDLVSAVRAVVYQRALPLATRKLTITATQFKGGSGLHGGIALATQDVFGPAGIVRLLADMSGTGE, encoded by the coding sequence ATGCATAAAGACGACGGCTACGCGGAGGAATCAAGCGCCACCGCATCGGTTCCCCTCGCACTGCGCCGGGTGCTGGGACTCGTGGTCTCCGGGGCGGCTACCAACCGCGCGGAACTCGCGCGGCGCAGCGGCCTGGCCCGGTCGACCGTGGGCCAGCAGGTGGAGAACCTCGTCGGCAACGGCATCCTCCAGGAGGTCGAGTCCAGGCGGTCCGTCCGCGGCCGGCCGCCCCGGGTGCTGACGATCAGCCCGCGGGCCGGAACCGTCCTCGCCGTGGACATCGACACCGCCGTCTCCCATCTGGCCATCGCCGACCTCAGCAGACGGCTGATCGCACAGGACACGGTCGACGTCCGGATCGACGCGGGCCCGCGGACCGTGCTGGACGCGGTGTCCGAACGGCTGCGACGGCTACTGGAAGAGCACGACCGCGATCCCGGCCGGGTGCGCGAGGTGGTCGTCGGCCTCCCCGGGCCGGTGGACTTCCAGCAGGGTTGCGCGGTGCAGCCCACCGGCATGCCCGGCTGGGACGGCTATCCCGTCGCCGACCACCTCCGGGAGCGCTTCCGCGCCCCGGTCGTGGTGGACAACGACGTCAATCTGATGGCACTGGGAGAGGCCGAGCAGGGCGGGGCGGAGACACCCCTGCTCTGCATCAAGATCGCAAGCGGTATCGGGGCCGGCCTCATCACCGCGGGCGGGGATGTGTACCGCGGCGCCGACGGCGCGGCGGGCGACATCGGCCACACCCGCGCCGTGGGCGGAAGCAACGTCCTGTGTGTCTGCGGCAACGTCGGCTGTGTCGGGGCGATCGCCTCCCACCGCGCCGTCCTGCGCGGCCTCGGCATCCCCGAGTCGACCGACGACGACCTGCTGCACGGCACCCGTGTGCTCGCCCAGCGGGTCGCCGACAGCGACCCGGCCGCACTGCACGCGGTACGTCAGGCGGCCACGGAGATCGGCGAGGTGGTGGCCGTGCTGGTCCATATGTTCAATCCGCGCAGCATCATCCTGGCCGGTCCGTTGAGCGAACTCCGCGACGACCTGGTCTCCGCCGTACGAGCCGTCGTGTACCAGCGCGCCCTCCCGCTGGCCACCCGCAAACTGACCATCACCGCGACACAGTTCAAGGGCGGTTCCGGGCTCCACGGCGGCATCGCCCTCGCCACCCAGGACGTCTTCGGGCCGGCGGGCATCGTACGGCTGCTGGCCGACATGTCCGGAACGGGTGAGTAG
- a CDS encoding glyceraldehyde-3-phosphate dehydrogenase, translating into MTLNEDSFTNWKHREEIAESMIPLIGKLHRERDVTVLLHSRSLVNKSVVSILKTHRFARQIAGAELSVTDTLPFLEALTALDLGPSQIDIGLLAEAYRADDRGLSVEEFTAGAVAGATGANKIECREGRDVVLYGFGRIGRLVARLLIEKAGSGNGLRLRAVVVRGSGGRAGEDLVKRASLLRRDSIHGQFQGTITVDEANSKIIANGNEIKVIYADDPASVDYTAYGIKDAILIDNTGKWRDREGLSKHLRPGIDKVVLTAPGKGDVPNVVHGVNHDTVKPDEQILSCASCTTNAIVPPLKAMADEYGVLRGHVETVHSFTNDQNLLDNYHKSDRRGRSAPLNMVITETGAASAVAKALPDLDAKITGSSIRVPVPDVSIAILNLQLARETTREEVLDYLRDVSLTSPLKRQIDFISAPDAVSNDFIGSRHASIVDAGATKVEGDNAILYLWYDNEFGYSCQVIRVVQYVSGVEYPTYPAAVV; encoded by the coding sequence GTGACTCTCAACGAGGACTCGTTCACCAACTGGAAGCACCGCGAGGAGATCGCGGAGTCGATGATCCCGCTCATCGGGAAGCTGCACCGGGAGCGGGACGTCACGGTCCTGCTGCACAGCCGCTCCTTGGTGAACAAGTCGGTCGTCAGCATCCTGAAGACCCACCGATTCGCCCGTCAGATCGCCGGTGCGGAGCTCTCGGTCACCGACACCCTGCCGTTCCTGGAGGCGCTCACCGCGCTGGATCTCGGCCCCTCCCAGATCGACATCGGCTTGCTCGCCGAGGCGTACCGGGCCGATGACCGCGGCCTCTCCGTGGAGGAGTTCACCGCCGGGGCCGTCGCCGGGGCCACCGGGGCCAACAAGATCGAGTGCCGTGAGGGACGCGATGTCGTCCTCTACGGGTTCGGACGGATCGGGCGGCTGGTCGCCCGTCTGCTCATCGAGAAGGCCGGGTCCGGCAACGGGCTGCGGCTGCGGGCCGTCGTCGTCCGCGGGAGCGGCGGGCGGGCCGGTGAGGATCTCGTCAAGCGGGCCTCGCTGCTGCGCCGCGACTCCATCCACGGCCAGTTCCAGGGCACGATCACCGTGGACGAGGCGAACAGCAAGATCATCGCCAATGGCAACGAGATCAAGGTGATCTACGCCGACGACCCGGCGTCGGTGGACTACACGGCGTACGGCATCAAGGACGCAATCCTCATCGACAACACCGGCAAGTGGCGCGACCGCGAAGGGCTGTCCAAGCATCTGCGCCCCGGTATCGACAAGGTGGTGCTGACCGCGCCGGGCAAGGGCGACGTCCCCAACGTCGTCCACGGTGTCAACCACGACACGGTCAAGCCGGACGAGCAGATCCTCTCCTGCGCCTCCTGCACCACCAACGCGATCGTCCCGCCGCTGAAGGCGATGGCGGACGAGTACGGCGTGCTGCGCGGCCATGTGGAGACCGTCCACTCGTTCACCAACGACCAGAACCTGCTGGACAACTACCACAAGTCCGACCGCCGTGGCCGCTCGGCGCCGCTCAACATGGTCATCACCGAGACCGGTGCCGCCTCCGCGGTGGCGAAGGCCCTGCCCGACCTCGATGCGAAGATCACCGGCAGCTCGATCCGCGTCCCGGTACCGGACGTCTCGATCGCGATCCTCAATCTGCAGCTCGCGCGGGAGACCACCCGCGAGGAGGTCCTGGACTATCTCCGCGATGTGTCCCTGACCTCGCCGCTCAAGCGCCAGATCGACTTCATCAGCGCCCCCGACGCGGTCTCCAATGACTTCATCGGCTCGCGCCACGCCTCGATCGTCGACGCGGGCGCCACCAAGGTCGAGGGCGACAACGCGATCCTCTACCTCTGGTACGACAACGAGTTCGGCTACTCCTGCCAGGTCATCCGCGTCGTCCAGTACGTCTCCGGGGTGGAGTACCCGACCTACCCGGCCGCGGTGGTCTGA
- the asnB gene encoding asparagine synthase (glutamine-hydrolyzing), with the protein MCGITGWVSYRRDLTSHRQVLDTMTETMACRGPDAAGAWVTGRAALGHRRLAVIDLPGGAQPMAVDTADGPVSMVYSGEAYNFTELRDELRRRGHGFTTDSDTEVVLRGYVEWGESLTEKLNGMYAFAIWDSRTEKLVMIRDRMGIKPFYYYETDDGVLFGSEPKAILANPLAAPEVGLDGLREIFSFAKTPGHAIWKGMKELRPGHIAVVDRNGLREQAYWRLEVTEHTDDQETTVAHVRELLEDIIARQLVADVPRCTLLSGGLDSSAMTSLAARKLGEHGETVRSFAVDFPGQAENFRAIDVAPSVDTPYVHAVAEHVKCDHRDIVLDGSALSDPAVRQAAIAARDLPIGLGDRDNSLYLLFKAVREQSTVALSGESADEVFGGYPWFHDERREADTFPWLAGGLTLGDTKDLLSQDLTEKLDLDTYLHDHYRSALDEVPLKDGETGLEKRMRQVCYLHLTRMVNTLLDRKDRMSMAVGLEVRVPFCDHRLVSYVFNTPWSLKTFDGREKSILREATRDVLPESVANRKKSGYPGSFDPAYLAAIRRQAGDLITSGHPALELCRIETLREALDAPAEVITAQQRATVERALDLAAWFDLRKPIITID; encoded by the coding sequence GTGTGCGGCATCACCGGCTGGGTCTCCTACCGTCGCGATCTGACCTCCCACCGCCAGGTCCTCGACACCATGACGGAGACGATGGCCTGCCGGGGCCCGGACGCGGCCGGAGCGTGGGTGACCGGCAGGGCGGCGCTCGGGCACCGCAGGCTGGCCGTCATCGACCTGCCCGGCGGGGCGCAGCCCATGGCCGTCGACACGGCCGATGGCCCCGTGAGCATGGTCTACTCCGGTGAGGCGTACAACTTCACCGAGCTGCGCGACGAACTGCGCCGCAGGGGTCACGGCTTCACCACCGACTCCGACACCGAGGTCGTACTGCGCGGCTACGTCGAGTGGGGCGAATCCCTCACCGAGAAACTGAACGGCATGTACGCCTTCGCCATCTGGGACTCCCGTACCGAGAAGCTGGTGATGATCCGGGACCGGATGGGCATCAAGCCGTTCTACTACTACGAGACCGACGACGGCGTCCTCTTCGGATCCGAGCCCAAGGCCATACTCGCCAATCCGCTCGCCGCCCCCGAGGTCGGTCTGGACGGACTGCGGGAGATCTTCTCGTTCGCCAAGACCCCGGGCCATGCGATCTGGAAGGGCATGAAGGAGCTGCGCCCCGGCCACATCGCCGTCGTCGACCGCAATGGACTTCGTGAGCAGGCGTACTGGCGTCTGGAGGTTACCGAGCACACCGATGACCAGGAGACGACCGTCGCCCATGTGCGGGAGCTCCTGGAGGACATCATCGCCCGTCAGCTCGTCGCCGACGTGCCCCGCTGCACCTTGCTCTCCGGGGGGCTGGACTCCTCGGCGATGACCTCGCTCGCCGCCCGCAAACTCGGCGAACACGGCGAGACCGTCCGCAGCTTCGCCGTGGACTTCCCCGGACAGGCGGAGAACTTCCGCGCGATCGACGTGGCGCCCAGCGTCGACACCCCGTATGTGCACGCCGTGGCCGAGCATGTGAAATGCGACCACCGGGACATCGTGCTCGACGGCTCCGCCCTGTCCGACCCGGCCGTCAGGCAGGCGGCCATCGCGGCGAGGGATCTGCCCATCGGGCTCGGCGACCGGGACAACTCCCTCTATCTGCTGTTCAAGGCCGTTCGCGAACAGTCGACCGTGGCCCTGTCGGGCGAGTCGGCCGATGAGGTCTTCGGCGGCTACCCGTGGTTCCACGACGAGCGGCGCGAGGCCGACACCTTTCCGTGGCTCGCCGGAGGGCTGACGCTCGGCGACACCAAGGACCTGCTGTCCCAGGACCTCACCGAGAAGCTCGACCTGGACACCTACCTGCACGACCACTACCGCAGCGCCCTGGACGAAGTCCCGCTCAAGGACGGCGAGACCGGTCTGGAGAAGCGCATGCGGCAGGTCTGCTATCTGCACCTCACCCGCATGGTCAACACCCTGCTGGACCGCAAGGACCGGATGAGCATGGCCGTCGGCCTGGAGGTCAGGGTGCCGTTCTGCGACCACCGCCTCGTCTCCTATGTCTTCAACACTCCCTGGTCGCTGAAGACATTCGACGGACGGGAGAAGAGCATCCTGCGCGAGGCCACCCGCGATGTGCTGCCCGAGTCCGTGGCCAACCGTAAGAAGAGCGGTTACCCGGGCAGCTTCGACCCCGCGTATCTCGCCGCCATCAGGCGGCAGGCGGGCGACCTCATCACCTCGGGACACCCGGCCCTCGAACTGTGCCGCATCGAGACGCTGAGGGAGGCGCTCGACGCACCGGCGGAGGTCATCACCGCTCAGCAGCGCGCCACCGTCGAACGCGCCCTCGACCTGGCGGCATGGTTCGACCTGCGCAAGCCCATCATCACGATCGACTGA